The following proteins come from a genomic window of Oricola thermophila:
- a CDS encoding DUF6950 family protein, translating to MRRMDWEARLKAVIAKHIAAPGKWGRSDCWCMACDAYKAVTGKALLPHLRKYSSEAGGYRLFKKHGFSTVGEALASVLPEVNRLSAMRGDLATIIRDGVESCGVVTSRGLEVKTLYGEGRTITHSAVEVYPVTAINKAFRVE from the coding sequence ATGCGCCGCATGGATTGGGAAGCACGGCTGAAAGCCGTCATCGCGAAGCACATCGCCGCACCGGGCAAATGGGGCCGTTCCGACTGCTGGTGCATGGCGTGTGACGCGTACAAGGCCGTGACCGGCAAGGCGCTGCTGCCGCACCTGCGCAAATACTCGAGCGAGGCGGGCGGATACCGCCTGTTCAAGAAGCACGGCTTCTCCACCGTTGGCGAGGCGCTTGCGAGCGTTCTGCCAGAGGTCAACCGCCTGTCCGCGATGCGCGGCGATCTCGCGACCATCATTCGCGATGGTGTCGAAAGCTGCGGCGTCGTCACGTCACGCGGGCTGGAGGTCAAGACGCTGTACGGCGAAGGCCGGACCATCACGCATTCAGCCGTCGAGGTCTATCCCGTCACGGCGATCAACAAGGCATTCAGGGTCGAATAA
- a CDS encoding phage tail protein, which yields MPIISAIAGAVGAVAGAIGTAVGAVGSFVAGLGAIGKAVLSIGLNLAISALFKPKEAKPVSGVELDVQYGADQSRTVRCGRWGIAGHYVYANTMGAANKYFQQVYAVSDFYCTSLDRVWIDGEEVTLGAVEGGRGNVVDSGEYAGKIWVKFIDGRQTTADSYLVNGSDPAGRWTSDHVGLGVAYIIVTLEYDREKLGNVVNFFFEGKGAPLYDWRKDSTMGGSGNHRWDDPSTWEFSENPVLMDYAYRRGFKINGDLFCGMDEDANNLPIERYTIAANICDEVVEDGGPRYRCAIGFDCNAEHGDNIDALMTSCGGMVVHAVDGVWPIIGTDQTPVATLTDDDLIVGERVQFQRLRPASELVNSVSGTFPDPDNQWSPVSYERATDVIIVATDRRSKDVSMNFGTVPYARQAAQLASIYFSENRFEATATITVRPRWQVLEPGDWIVWESEKYGTRTYLVTDTSLVTLQSDKPRCVVLQLQERSGDIYTSVGTVAPPPVPLGPATPAYQSELLDFSVTGVTGAGNDGRLYPAIRAGWTAVYDPTITAITLEYRAKDHPDVVFERTVQSNATVAYLAEGVLSDTVYEVRYFFETDPTRSVTPSAWVEVTTPDVPTGDVSVGLGQVKDDISDLLKRHSTLLDELARNVELIAADTAIGAGRLVEQTAVVKRTDRSLAAAIQTLEATATETEANAQAITQVQANVDNLAAGGLIKFEANAGQGSVLVTIDILARATINDQFAQSGLSIRVSDDGNGGFIRDVVIDTGRFVVTDGTNDALPLVFENGELVSEIARFREAIAEGFETPSGKARFGILAPNVEGVEITT from the coding sequence ATGCCAATCATTTCCGCGATTGCCGGGGCCGTTGGCGCGGTCGCCGGGGCCATAGGCACGGCTGTAGGTGCGGTCGGCTCGTTTGTCGCTGGCCTCGGCGCTATCGGCAAGGCCGTCCTGTCCATCGGCCTCAATCTCGCGATCTCCGCGCTGTTCAAGCCGAAAGAGGCAAAGCCTGTCTCCGGTGTCGAGCTGGACGTGCAATACGGCGCCGACCAGTCGCGCACTGTCCGCTGCGGGCGCTGGGGCATTGCGGGCCATTACGTCTATGCCAACACGATGGGCGCCGCGAACAAGTATTTCCAGCAGGTCTATGCGGTCTCGGACTTCTACTGCACGTCTCTGGACCGGGTGTGGATCGACGGCGAGGAAGTCACGCTCGGCGCTGTCGAGGGCGGCAGGGGCAATGTCGTGGATAGCGGCGAGTATGCCGGGAAGATATGGGTCAAGTTCATTGACGGTCGCCAGACCACGGCAGACAGCTACCTGGTCAACGGATCGGATCCTGCCGGCCGGTGGACTTCGGATCATGTCGGCCTCGGCGTGGCATATATCATCGTCACGCTGGAATACGACCGCGAGAAGCTTGGCAATGTCGTGAATTTCTTCTTCGAGGGGAAGGGCGCACCGCTCTACGACTGGCGCAAGGACAGCACGATGGGAGGCTCCGGCAATCATCGCTGGGACGACCCGTCCACGTGGGAGTTCAGCGAAAACCCGGTCCTGATGGATTACGCCTATCGTCGCGGGTTCAAGATCAACGGCGACCTGTTCTGCGGCATGGACGAGGACGCCAACAACCTTCCAATCGAGCGCTACACCATCGCGGCGAATATTTGCGATGAAGTTGTCGAGGATGGCGGGCCGCGCTATCGCTGTGCCATCGGCTTCGACTGCAACGCGGAACACGGCGACAATATCGACGCGCTGATGACTTCGTGCGGCGGGATGGTGGTGCACGCCGTGGATGGCGTGTGGCCGATCATCGGCACGGATCAAACGCCGGTCGCAACGCTGACCGATGACGACCTGATCGTCGGTGAGCGGGTGCAGTTCCAGAGGCTGCGTCCGGCAAGTGAGCTGGTGAACTCGGTTTCCGGCACGTTCCCCGACCCCGACAACCAGTGGTCGCCTGTGTCCTACGAGCGCGCCACGGACGTCATCATTGTTGCGACGGATCGCCGGTCCAAGGACGTGTCGATGAACTTCGGCACGGTCCCGTATGCACGGCAGGCCGCGCAGCTCGCGTCGATCTATTTCAGCGAGAACCGGTTCGAGGCGACTGCGACGATCACGGTGCGCCCGCGATGGCAGGTTCTGGAGCCCGGCGACTGGATCGTGTGGGAATCCGAGAAATACGGCACGCGGACATATCTCGTGACCGACACGAGCCTTGTGACGCTGCAGAGCGACAAGCCGCGCTGCGTCGTGCTGCAGTTGCAGGAGCGTTCCGGCGACATTTACACATCGGTCGGCACAGTTGCCCCGCCGCCCGTGCCGCTTGGACCGGCCACGCCTGCATACCAGTCCGAACTGCTCGATTTCTCGGTCACGGGCGTGACGGGCGCCGGCAATGACGGTCGGCTTTACCCGGCCATCCGGGCAGGCTGGACGGCGGTCTATGACCCGACCATCACGGCGATCACGCTGGAGTACCGTGCCAAGGATCACCCGGACGTGGTATTCGAGCGCACGGTGCAGAGCAATGCGACCGTGGCCTACCTGGCAGAAGGTGTCCTGAGCGATACGGTCTACGAGGTCCGGTATTTCTTCGAGACCGATCCGACGCGCTCAGTCACGCCGTCAGCATGGGTTGAGGTCACGACGCCGGATGTGCCGACCGGTGATGTTTCTGTCGGGCTTGGACAGGTCAAGGACGACATTTCCGACCTGCTCAAGCGCCATTCGACGCTGCTTGACGAGTTGGCGCGCAATGTCGAGCTGATCGCGGCAGACACGGCCATCGGTGCCGGTAGGCTTGTCGAGCAGACGGCTGTTGTCAAGCGCACGGACAGGAGCCTCGCAGCCGCGATCCAGACGCTCGAGGCTACGGCGACGGAAACGGAGGCGAACGCGCAGGCCATCACGCAGGTTCAGGCCAACGTTGACAACTTGGCAGCCGGCGGCCTGATCAAGTTCGAGGCCAATGCCGGGCAGGGTAGCGTTCTGGTCACAATCGACATTCTGGCCCGCGCGACCATCAACGACCAGTTCGCGCAGTCCGGCCTGTCCATCCGGGTTTCAGACGATGGCAATGGCGGGTTCATCCGTGACGTGGTGATCGACACGGGCCGTTTCGTCGTGACTGACGGCACGAACGATGCGCTTCCGCTGGTGTTCGAGAATGGCGAGTTGGTGTCCGAGATCGCTCGCTTCCGCGAGGCCATCGCTGAGGGCTTCGAGACGCCATCCGGCAAGGCGAGGTTCGGCATTCTGGCGCCGAACGTCGAAGGTGTGGAGATCACGACCTGA
- a CDS encoding DUF4376 domain-containing protein: MIDSAKYTVSGTIIAIIDGKQVSVPDDPSNRHRRMIAEWEASGGVIQPYQTPAPTAADVNAERDRRIADGFMFNGVQYQSGPEDRENIAGAATAALGAIMNGAQPGDYHWHGGSSDFVWIAADNTEHAMDAQTVYAFGQAALAHKQAHIFAARALKDSDPIPADYADDQYWP; this comes from the coding sequence ATGATCGACAGCGCGAAATACACCGTGTCCGGCACGATCATCGCCATCATTGACGGCAAGCAGGTATCTGTCCCGGATGATCCTTCCAACCGGCATCGCCGGATGATCGCGGAATGGGAGGCGAGCGGAGGTGTGATCCAGCCATACCAGACGCCCGCGCCTACCGCCGCAGACGTGAATGCCGAGCGCGACCGGCGCATTGCGGATGGGTTCATGTTCAATGGCGTCCAGTATCAATCCGGGCCGGAGGATCGCGAGAACATCGCGGGCGCAGCTACGGCGGCGCTGGGCGCGATCATGAACGGCGCGCAGCCCGGCGATTACCACTGGCATGGCGGATCGAGCGATTTCGTCTGGATCGCGGCTGACAACACCGAGCACGCGATGGACGCGCAGACAGTTTACGCATTCGGGCAGGCAGCTTTGGCGCACAAGCAAGCGCACATTTTTGCGGCGCGCGCGCTCAAGGATTCCGACCCGATCCCGGCAGACTACGCAGACGATCAGTACTGGCCGTAA
- a CDS encoding glycoside hydrolase family 19 protein yields the protein MDLDKGHTRLIIRTAEKHGLLRTQLAYVLATAWHETAHTMKPVREAYWLSESWRKKNLRYYPWYGRGFVQLTWKFNYEKASRELGRDFLSDPDAVMEPEASAEILVVGSKDGWFTGKKLSDYITLSKSDYRNARRIINGMDKAADIAKLAKEYEADLKAIGYGEKKAAGAQKPVPAPTHQNNTETAPRANSGGILARLIEAILDIIARARK from the coding sequence ATGGACCTCGACAAAGGCCACACGCGGTTGATCATCCGCACGGCGGAGAAGCATGGCCTGCTGCGTACCCAGCTGGCCTATGTCCTCGCCACGGCTTGGCACGAAACAGCGCACACTATGAAGCCTGTGAGGGAAGCCTACTGGCTGTCAGAAAGCTGGCGAAAGAAGAATCTGCGCTATTACCCGTGGTATGGCCGCGGCTTTGTCCAGCTCACCTGGAAGTTCAACTACGAGAAGGCAAGCCGCGAGCTGGGACGCGATTTCCTGTCCGATCCCGACGCGGTGATGGAGCCTGAGGCGTCCGCAGAGATCCTCGTGGTCGGGTCCAAGGATGGCTGGTTCACCGGCAAGAAGCTATCCGATTATATCACGCTGTCCAAGTCCGACTACCGCAATGCGCGCCGCATCATCAACGGCATGGACAAGGCCGCTGACATAGCGAAACTCGCCAAGGAATACGAAGCCGACTTGAAGGCCATCGGGTACGGCGAAAAGAAGGCCGCAGGCGCGCAAAAGCCGGTTCCCGCACCCACCCACCAGAACAACACAGAAACCGCGCCACGGGCCAATTCTGGCGGCATTCTGGCGCGTTTGATCGAAGCTATCCTGGATATCATCGCGAGGGCACGCAAATGA
- a CDS encoding S1 family peptidase, with product MLKYGIAGLKFTVLCFAAILVGVTLNTFQSPQTIPVDSAVKVINGTGHGTGFYVGHDMVITAQHVVDDAATVTIKTADGETVTGEVLWTNVKYDIAAIRVSLPISPAYLSCTTPAYGDEIVIHGNPVSEEFVSVWGRVSGSEHSAGRWASIVPINAAVVPGQSGGPVYGMDGAVVGMIVGAPIARLGMAASLTGLGAIVPGVEICRMMGRA from the coding sequence ATGCTTAAATATGGTATCGCTGGCCTGAAATTCACCGTCCTTTGCTTCGCCGCCATCCTGGTCGGCGTGACGCTGAACACCTTCCAATCCCCCCAAACAATCCCCGTCGATTCCGCCGTGAAGGTCATCAATGGCACCGGTCACGGCACAGGATTCTATGTCGGCCATGACATGGTGATCACCGCGCAGCATGTCGTGGATGATGCGGCTACCGTCACGATAAAGACAGCCGATGGCGAGACCGTGACGGGCGAAGTCCTCTGGACCAACGTCAAGTACGATATCGCGGCAATCCGCGTATCCCTACCTATCTCCCCAGCCTACCTCTCATGCACGACGCCCGCATATGGCGACGAAATCGTGATCCACGGCAATCCCGTCTCCGAGGAGTTCGTGTCGGTATGGGGCCGCGTCTCTGGATCCGAGCATAGCGCCGGCCGGTGGGCGTCCATTGTCCCCATCAATGCCGCTGTTGTCCCCGGTCAATCCGGTGGACCGGTATACGGCATGGATGGTGCTGTCGTCGGCATGATCGTCGGGGCTCCAATCGCACGCTTGGGTATGGCCGCATCGCTGACCGGCCTTGGTGCCATTGTCCCCGGAGTCGAAATCTGCCGGATGATGGGGAGGGCCTGA
- a CDS encoding DUF551 domain-containing protein: protein MTEWRLIETAPKDALLLLACEFMPNDWRIKIGGWREDVGGWQIFGASWEPTHWMPLPAPPTGGKHMQDDHECPICAVPFKTGDLCSTDIDLGICHAECLEGSLVVDLDTGDPVDGPAGIFSYEPPKTQD from the coding sequence ATGACCGAATGGAGACTAATTGAGACCGCGCCGAAGGATGCTTTGCTGCTTTTGGCTTGTGAGTTCATGCCGAACGATTGGCGTATAAAGATCGGAGGGTGGCGAGAAGATGTTGGAGGCTGGCAAATCTTCGGGGCGTCTTGGGAACCTACCCACTGGATGCCTCTTCCGGCGCCGCCCACAGGGGGCAAACACATGCAAGACGATCACGAATGCCCGATTTGCGCCGTACCATTCAAGACGGGCGACCTCTGTTCTACTGATATCGACCTCGGTATATGCCACGCGGAATGTCTAGAGGGCTCGCTAGTCGTTGATCTGGACACGGGAGACCCGGTTGATGGCCCTGCGGGCATATTTAGCTACGAGCCGCCCAAAACTCAAGACTGA
- a CDS encoding phosphoadenosine phosphosulfate reductase family protein, producing the protein MAFHHHYRLPEGNVHIAFSGGRTSAYMLHCILEANGDLPDRVKVTFQNTGREMPETLDFIQECSERWRVPIIWLEYMNEPPRYKVVNHNSASRNGEPFEELIKRRGFLPNRVNRFCSVEMKVHTSRRYLVACGWSEWTNCTGIRADEPNRRQPKGVKVKGTRHYAWQPLIDAGVTKRDVAEFWASQTFDLRLPNVGGNCWLGNCDGCFLKSEKNQAALAREFPERHAWWERMEKMAENTARLPNGARFREEWSKYELRQFIERQGDWIFDDQGILCQAEAGECAW; encoded by the coding sequence ATGGCATTCCATCACCACTACAGGCTACCAGAGGGGAATGTGCATATTGCATTTTCTGGTGGGCGTACAAGCGCATACATGCTGCACTGTATACTAGAGGCCAATGGCGACCTGCCTGATCGCGTCAAAGTCACATTCCAAAACACGGGGCGCGAGATGCCGGAAACGCTCGATTTTATCCAAGAATGCTCGGAGCGGTGGCGTGTCCCAATCATATGGCTGGAGTACATGAACGAGCCACCGCGTTATAAGGTAGTAAATCACAACAGCGCATCTCGAAATGGGGAGCCGTTCGAGGAGTTGATAAAACGGCGCGGGTTCCTGCCAAATCGCGTCAACCGATTTTGCTCTGTGGAAATGAAAGTGCACACGTCGAGACGTTATCTGGTCGCTTGTGGGTGGTCCGAATGGACCAACTGCACCGGGATCCGCGCAGACGAGCCGAACCGACGCCAACCTAAGGGCGTAAAGGTGAAGGGAACACGACATTACGCATGGCAGCCACTAATTGACGCAGGAGTAACAAAGCGCGACGTCGCAGAATTTTGGGCCTCGCAGACCTTTGATCTTAGACTCCCGAACGTTGGGGGCAATTGCTGGCTCGGGAATTGCGATGGATGCTTTCTAAAGAGCGAGAAGAATCAAGCGGCTTTAGCCAGGGAGTTCCCAGAGCGCCATGCGTGGTGGGAACGTATGGAAAAAATGGCAGAGAATACAGCGAGGCTGCCAAATGGGGCCAGATTCCGAGAAGAATGGTCAAAATACGAGCTTCGCCAATTCATTGAGAGGCAGGGCGACTGGATCTTTGATGATCAGGGCATCTTATGCCAAGCGGAAGCCGGAGAATGCGCGTGGTAG
- a CDS encoding GIY-YIG nuclease family protein → MAALHECGVSAPPLTPADIEDATDEKGAYVLLVRLAGPLETRLPGTGRLELRPGWYAYCGSARGPGGLRARLRRHFRHDKNLHWHIDRLTVAADALAALPVPGGNECGLVQRLLRHPALDIAVRGFGSTDCRTCESHLLKFDGDTSRVAPRQPSELADSRKRGPDS, encoded by the coding sequence TTGGCCGCGCTTCACGAATGCGGGGTTTCCGCCCCTCCTCTGACACCCGCGGATATCGAGGACGCTACCGACGAGAAGGGAGCCTATGTCCTTCTGGTTCGCCTCGCCGGGCCACTGGAAACCCGGCTCCCGGGCACCGGAAGACTCGAGCTGCGCCCCGGCTGGTATGCCTATTGCGGCAGCGCCCGGGGCCCCGGCGGCCTGCGCGCGCGATTGCGACGTCATTTCCGCCACGACAAGAACCTGCATTGGCATATCGATCGTCTGACGGTCGCGGCCGATGCTCTCGCGGCCTTGCCCGTACCGGGCGGAAATGAATGCGGCCTCGTACAGCGGCTGCTCCGGCACCCGGCCCTCGACATCGCGGTCCGCGGCTTCGGCAGCACCGACTGCCGGACCTGCGAGTCGCATCTCCTGAAATTCGATGGCGACACATCTCGTGTTGCGCCTCGGCAACCGTCCGAACTGGCCGATTCGCGAAAACGAGGTCCGGATTCGTGA
- a CDS encoding helix-turn-helix domain-containing protein — MDVTGYLLYKSNMEKPDPSSILNCNLFGEAGDLPDVVHCETIETRSKLHDWELVPHRHARLHQVLLIEAGGGRATLEDDAWPLGPHTLVNVPTGAVHGFSFTPGTEGWVVTIASEMMDETLEPSEGLRHALARPAVFPADSMARPLMQQIFTEHAGRGYARAQILRSLTGVLLGRVARGLSDDGIATGNPDGSGLFRRFETLVEEHFLEHWSVADYAKALSVSPTHLSRVTRAAIGQPASRVIEDRMIREARRNLVYTNLPVSRIAYALGYNDPAYFSRVFSQATGMAPRDFRERVGGTQGAAA, encoded by the coding sequence ATGGACGTCACGGGATATCTCTTGTACAAATCGAACATGGAAAAGCCCGATCCGTCGTCGATACTCAACTGCAACCTGTTTGGCGAAGCCGGCGACCTGCCGGATGTCGTGCATTGCGAGACCATCGAGACACGCTCGAAGCTGCACGACTGGGAGCTCGTTCCCCACCGCCACGCCCGCCTCCATCAGGTTCTCCTGATCGAAGCTGGCGGCGGTCGCGCCACGCTAGAAGACGATGCATGGCCGCTTGGCCCTCATACCCTCGTCAATGTGCCGACCGGTGCCGTGCACGGCTTTTCCTTCACGCCGGGCACCGAGGGCTGGGTGGTGACGATTGCCTCCGAAATGATGGACGAGACGCTCGAGCCATCCGAAGGCCTGCGGCATGCGCTTGCCCGTCCGGCCGTCTTTCCCGCCGACTCGATGGCCCGACCATTGATGCAGCAGATCTTCACCGAACATGCTGGCCGCGGCTATGCCCGCGCGCAGATCCTCAGATCGCTGACCGGCGTACTGCTAGGTCGCGTGGCCCGTGGCCTGTCCGATGACGGGATTGCGACCGGCAACCCCGACGGCTCCGGATTGTTCCGACGTTTCGAAACTTTGGTGGAGGAGCATTTTCTCGAACACTGGTCCGTTGCCGACTACGCCAAGGCACTTTCCGTATCTCCGACGCATCTCAGCCGCGTCACCCGCGCGGCGATCGGACAGCCGGCATCCCGTGTCATAGAGGACCGCATGATCCGCGAGGCGCGTCGCAATCTCGTCTACACCAACCTGCCCGTCTCTCGCATCGCCTATGCCCTCGGCTACAACGACCCGGCCTATTTCAGCCGCGTTTTCTCCCAGGCGACAGGCATGGCGCCACGGGATTTCCGCGAGCGCGTCGGCGGGACGCAGGGCGCCGCCGCTTGA
- the pobA gene encoding 4-hydroxybenzoate 3-monooxygenase — MKTQVCIIGGGPSGLMLSQLLHLKGIDTVVLEKRSREYVLSRIRAGVLEHGFAELMREAQCGERMDREGEIHEGFYIAHDGVLDRVDLHKYSGGSSVVVYGQTELTRDLYEARDKMNGVVIHNAEDVTPHDLTSDKPYVTYRKGDEVIRIDCDFVIGADGFHGVSRKSIPRDAITEYEKVYPFGWLGVLSRTKPVSPELIYAKHPRGFALCSLRSQVLSRYYIQVPLTDTVEDWSDDAFWAELKRRLPEEVSARLETGPSIEKSIAPLRSFVAEPMRYGNLFLAGDAAHIVPPTGARGLNSAASDIYYLYHAMVDHYINGSDEGLENYSAKALARVWKAQRFSWWMTTLLHTFPDRIPYDQKLQQTDLEYLFSSEKALGSLAENYVGLPF; from the coding sequence ATGAAAACGCAGGTTTGCATTATCGGTGGCGGTCCGTCGGGGCTGATGCTGTCGCAGCTCTTGCACCTGAAGGGCATCGACACGGTGGTGCTGGAGAAGCGCAGCCGGGAATATGTCCTGTCGCGTATTCGTGCCGGCGTGCTGGAGCACGGCTTCGCGGAACTGATGCGCGAGGCGCAGTGCGGCGAACGCATGGATCGCGAAGGCGAGATCCATGAAGGCTTCTACATTGCCCATGACGGGGTGCTCGACCGGGTGGACCTGCACAAGTACAGCGGCGGCTCTTCGGTGGTGGTCTACGGGCAGACCGAGCTCACGCGCGACCTTTATGAAGCGCGCGACAAGATGAACGGCGTGGTCATCCACAATGCGGAAGACGTGACGCCCCATGACCTGACCTCGGACAAGCCCTACGTGACCTATCGCAAGGGCGACGAGGTCATTCGCATCGACTGCGACTTCGTGATCGGGGCGGACGGCTTCCACGGCGTCAGCCGCAAGTCGATCCCGCGCGACGCCATTACAGAATACGAAAAGGTCTACCCGTTCGGGTGGCTCGGCGTCCTGTCGCGGACCAAGCCGGTGTCGCCGGAACTGATTTATGCCAAGCACCCGCGGGGCTTCGCGCTTTGTTCGCTCCGCTCCCAGGTGCTCAGCCGCTACTACATCCAGGTTCCGCTCACCGACACGGTCGAGGACTGGTCCGACGACGCGTTCTGGGCCGAGCTGAAACGCCGCCTTCCGGAGGAGGTGTCCGCGCGCCTCGAAACCGGACCGTCAATCGAGAAGTCGATTGCGCCGCTGCGTTCCTTCGTCGCCGAACCGATGCGTTACGGAAACCTCTTCCTGGCAGGCGACGCGGCGCATATCGTGCCGCCGACCGGTGCGCGCGGCCTGAACAGCGCGGCATCGGACATCTATTACCTCTACCATGCGATGGTGGATCACTACATCAACGGCAGCGACGAGGGGCTCGAGAACTATTCCGCCAAGGCACTTGCCCGGGTGTGGAAGGCGCAGCGGTTCTCTTGGTGGATGACGACGCTGCTGCATACCTTCCCCGACAGGATTCCCTACGACCAGAAGCTCCAGCAGACCGATCTGGAGTACCTGTTCTCGTCGGAAAAGGCGCTCGGCTCGCTTGCCGAGAACTATGTCGGCCTGCCTTTCTAG
- a CDS encoding TRAP transporter large permease: MSVATGFAGIIALFLLLALRVPVALALIAVPVLGIAWLLGWAPAIGLLSSTPFSFVANWTLSAVPMFLLMGFLAFHTGLTGGLFDAAKAVLRRIPGALAISSIFACSGFAAVCGSSLATAAAMGRIAIPEMVKSGYSPSFATGSIAAGGTIGALIPPSILMIVYGVFAETSVIKVFVGGITIGLLTALAYSIVVLLTCWLRPDIAPPRPLDAEKIDRRRAILDIWPVLLLMLVVFGGLFSGVFTATEAGAVGALGAILISLAMRRLTWDIFKTSMIETLMTSSSLFIIGVGASMFTRFLGLTGLTGFISGAVSGAGLGYVELMLIVVVLYLLLGMFMEPFGAMLVTLPVLLPIFKAQGIDLVWFGVLCVKLLEIGMITPPVGLNVFVIRNVASEYATVVQIFKGVIPFLLADLVIVAVMISFPAIVLFLPSLMN, from the coding sequence ATGAGTGTCGCGACCGGTTTTGCTGGCATCATCGCCCTTTTTCTGCTCCTCGCGCTGCGCGTTCCCGTGGCCCTGGCGCTCATCGCCGTGCCGGTGCTCGGCATCGCCTGGCTTCTCGGTTGGGCTCCGGCGATCGGGCTCTTGTCCTCGACGCCGTTTTCCTTCGTCGCCAACTGGACCCTGTCGGCCGTGCCCATGTTCCTCCTGATGGGCTTTCTTGCTTTCCACACCGGGCTGACCGGCGGTCTGTTCGATGCAGCAAAGGCGGTGCTGCGCCGCATTCCCGGCGCGCTCGCGATTTCCTCGATCTTCGCCTGCTCGGGATTCGCGGCAGTCTGCGGGTCGTCGCTCGCCACCGCCGCCGCCATGGGCCGGATCGCGATTCCGGAAATGGTGAAGTCGGGCTATTCGCCGAGTTTCGCGACCGGGTCGATCGCTGCCGGCGGCACCATCGGCGCACTCATCCCGCCGTCCATCCTGATGATCGTCTATGGCGTTTTCGCCGAGACATCCGTGATCAAGGTCTTCGTGGGTGGCATCACGATCGGACTGCTGACCGCCCTCGCCTATTCCATCGTGGTCCTGCTGACCTGCTGGCTGCGACCGGACATTGCGCCACCGCGCCCGCTCGATGCCGAAAAGATCGACCGACGCAGGGCCATCCTCGATATCTGGCCTGTTCTGCTGCTCATGCTCGTGGTTTTCGGCGGCCTTTTCTCGGGCGTCTTCACGGCCACGGAGGCCGGCGCCGTTGGGGCACTCGGCGCGATCCTGATCTCGCTCGCCATGCGGCGCCTCACATGGGACATCTTCAAGACATCGATGATCGAGACGCTGATGACCTCGTCATCGCTGTTCATTATCGGCGTCGGTGCATCCATGTTTACCCGGTTCCTCGGCCTCACCGGGCTGACGGGTTTCATCTCCGGCGCGGTTAGCGGCGCCGGCCTCGGCTATGTCGAACTGATGCTCATCGTCGTGGTGCTTTACCTGCTCCTCGGAATGTTCATGGAGCCGTTCGGCGCGATGCTGGTAACCCTTCCGGTCCTTCTGCCGATCTTCAAGGCCCAGGGTATCGACCTCGTCTGGTTCGGAGTTCTCTGCGTCAAGCTTCTGGAAATCGGCATGATCACGCCGCCCGTCGGCCTGAATGTCTTCGTCATACGAAACGTGGCCAGCGAATACGCCACGGTCGTTCAGATATTCAAGGGCGTCATTCCCTTCCTGCTAGCCGACCTGGTCATCGTGGCGGTCATGATCTCCTTCCCGGCGATCGTCCTGTTCCTGCCATCACTGATGAACTGA
- a CDS encoding TRAP transporter small permease, producing MRLLYRLQDGFLALLALIGALAIVALMIHVVTDVALRNTTNTPIPATYEIVTNYYMIALAFVPLAWVERRGGMVQVEVIEPLLNARALLWSDRLVALVSTIVYGALTWVTWLTALKNFETGVFVMAQNLAFPTWPAYFLVPLGFGLAALTTFIRMILPRRDTGHPEIAG from the coding sequence ATGCGCCTGCTGTATCGCCTGCAGGATGGCTTCCTTGCCCTTCTCGCACTGATCGGTGCCCTGGCCATCGTCGCGCTGATGATCCACGTCGTTACGGACGTGGCCTTGCGCAACACGACCAACACGCCCATTCCGGCCACCTATGAGATCGTAACCAACTACTACATGATCGCGCTTGCATTCGTTCCCCTGGCCTGGGTCGAACGGCGCGGCGGCATGGTGCAGGTCGAAGTGATCGAGCCACTTCTGAACGCCCGCGCGCTGCTCTGGTCGGATCGGCTGGTCGCCCTGGTTTCGACGATCGTGTATGGCGCGCTGACATGGGTGACGTGGCTCACCGCGTTGAAGAATTTCGAAACCGGCGTCTTCGTCATGGCCCAGAACCTCGCCTTCCCGACCTGGCCGGCCTACTTCCTCGTGCCGCTCGGTTTCGGGCTCGCCGCGCTCACCACCTTCATCCGCATGATCCTGCCACGGCGGGACACCGGACATCCGGAGATCGCAGGATGA